The Bradyrhizobium ottawaense genome window below encodes:
- a CDS encoding disulfide bond formation protein B produces the protein MNPVETSEQQPVGAILNMLGLLGISLILTVAFFYQLALGELPCPLCLLQRAGFIAIGMGFLFNMRLGERPSHYAMILLASLVTGFISMRQVSLHLAPGDPGYGSALLGLHFYTWALIAAVGVICYVALVFVLKDVTGKRDGNAPPSGPASNAVFAIFALLVAANLLSTVLECGAGQCDDNPVRYLLLR, from the coding sequence ATGAATCCTGTAGAGACGAGCGAGCAACAGCCGGTCGGCGCGATCCTGAACATGCTTGGGTTGCTCGGGATCTCGCTGATCTTGACCGTCGCATTCTTCTATCAGCTTGCGCTCGGTGAGCTACCCTGTCCGCTGTGCTTGCTGCAGCGGGCCGGGTTCATCGCGATTGGCATGGGATTCCTGTTCAACATGCGCCTGGGTGAACGTCCATCCCACTACGCGATGATCCTCCTGGCCAGCCTCGTCACCGGCTTCATCTCGATGCGGCAGGTGTCGCTGCATCTGGCGCCTGGCGATCCTGGATACGGCTCGGCGCTGTTGGGCTTGCATTTCTACACCTGGGCGCTGATCGCGGCCGTCGGCGTCATATGCTATGTCGCGCTCGTCTTCGTCTTGAAGGATGTGACCGGCAAGCGAGACGGGAATGCGCCCCCGAGCGGACCGGCGTCGAACGCGGTCTTCGCGATCTTTGCGTTGCTGGTTGCCGCAAATCTCCTGTCCACCGTGCTCGAATGTGGAGCGGGACAGTGCGATGACAACCCGGTTCGGTATCTCTTGCTCAGGTGA
- a CDS encoding GntR family transcriptional regulator, translating to MARRPAKTGGSIARGGGVALGEAVFRSLCEALQAGSYRAGDRLREEEVAQRLKVSRTPVREALGRLAARGFVEPAGGRGLIVRNLDISEVLELYAMREIMEGAAARLAAEHASAPEVDALRDIEQAFVETPAADAAEMARLNRSFHEAICRAARNRYLDNASRELQDWIALLGPTTFTVTGRPSSSHGEHQAMIDAIAARDGDKAEQLARAHIREALRCRLKLLQKQ from the coding sequence ATGGCGAGGCGTCCGGCAAAGACAGGCGGATCGATCGCGCGCGGCGGCGGCGTTGCCCTTGGCGAAGCTGTATTCCGCTCGCTGTGCGAGGCGCTCCAGGCCGGCAGCTACCGCGCCGGCGACCGCCTGCGCGAGGAAGAGGTCGCGCAGCGGCTCAAGGTCAGCCGCACCCCGGTGCGCGAAGCGCTCGGCCGGCTCGCCGCGCGCGGTTTCGTCGAGCCCGCCGGCGGCCGCGGGCTGATCGTGCGCAATCTCGACATCTCGGAAGTGCTCGAGCTCTACGCCATGCGCGAGATCATGGAAGGTGCCGCGGCGCGCCTCGCCGCCGAACACGCTTCGGCGCCCGAGGTCGATGCGCTCCGCGACATCGAGCAGGCTTTTGTCGAAACTCCCGCAGCAGACGCGGCCGAGATGGCAAGGCTCAATCGCAGCTTCCACGAGGCCATCTGCCGGGCGGCGCGCAACCGCTATCTCGACAACGCTTCGCGGGAATTGCAGGACTGGATCGCCCTGCTCGGCCCGACCACCTTCACCGTAACCGGCCGCCCCTCGTCCAGCCACGGCGAGCACCAGGCAATGATCGACGCCATCGCGGCCCGCGACGGCGACAAAGCGGAGCAGCTTGCGCGCGCGCACATCCGCGAGGCGCTGCGCTGCCGGCTGAAGCTGTTGCAGAAGCAGTAA
- a CDS encoding esterase, with protein MSRIAIASITALLTVGHAYAAEPITLRDMGSFHVGGRLVEISGKPVKEVVFTPGGVPAKVDPNGTYQVEQMYVQYFLPANEKGAYPPLMWHGGGLTGVTYETTPDGREGWLNYFLRKGWAVYNSDAVERGRAGWAQYPDIFKSEPVFLTTANPFERFRIGEGPNSYDADPAKRKLLPGNQFPVEGYENFVKQNVPRWTTTDDAIVAAYIAEIDRVGPSVILFHSQAGSFGFKVAQARPDKVKALIAIEPAGIGDPAKADVLENIPTLIIYGDYIERDSRWPKIRANGIAFADAIKAAGGSVDIVDLPQAGIKGNSHMVMMDKNNLEVAGLIQKWLETKGLTK; from the coding sequence ATGTCGCGCATTGCCATTGCTTCGATCACGGCGCTGCTGACCGTCGGGCACGCCTACGCCGCCGAGCCGATCACCCTGCGCGACATGGGTTCGTTCCACGTCGGCGGGCGTCTCGTCGAAATCTCCGGCAAGCCGGTGAAAGAGGTCGTGTTCACGCCCGGCGGCGTGCCGGCCAAGGTCGATCCCAACGGCACGTATCAGGTCGAGCAGATGTACGTGCAGTATTTCCTGCCCGCGAACGAGAAGGGTGCCTATCCGCCGTTGATGTGGCATGGCGGCGGACTGACCGGCGTCACCTACGAGACCACGCCCGACGGACGCGAAGGCTGGCTGAACTATTTCCTGCGCAAGGGGTGGGCGGTCTATAATTCCGACGCGGTGGAGCGCGGGCGCGCTGGCTGGGCGCAATACCCCGACATATTCAAGAGCGAGCCGGTCTTCCTCACCACCGCCAATCCGTTCGAACGTTTCCGCATCGGCGAAGGGCCAAACTCCTACGATGCCGATCCCGCCAAGCGAAAGCTGTTACCGGGCAACCAGTTTCCCGTCGAGGGCTACGAGAATTTCGTCAAGCAGAACGTGCCGCGCTGGACCACGACGGATGATGCGATCGTCGCTGCCTATATCGCCGAGATCGATCGCGTCGGCCCGTCCGTGATCTTGTTCCACAGCCAGGCCGGCAGCTTCGGCTTCAAGGTCGCACAAGCTCGGCCTGACAAGGTCAAGGCGCTGATCGCGATCGAGCCGGCCGGCATTGGCGATCCCGCCAAGGCGGATGTGCTGGAGAACATCCCGACGCTCATCATCTATGGCGATTATATCGAGCGCGATTCACGCTGGCCCAAGATCCGCGCCAACGGCATCGCCTTTGCCGACGCCATCAAGGCTGCCGGCGGTAGCGTCGACATCGTCGATCTCCCGCAGGCGGGCATCAAGGGCAATTCGCATATGGTGATGATGGACAAGAACAACCTCGAGGTCGCGGGCCTGATTCAGAAATGGCTCGAGACAAAGGGCCTAACGAAGTAA
- the ybaK gene encoding Cys-tRNA(Pro) deacylase, producing the protein MSKATPATRALTAAGIAFSVHAYDYDPDAESIGLQAAAALGENPARVLKTLMALVDGKPVCVIVPSDQEISMKKLAAAAGGKSAQMMKPPEAERVTGYKVGGISPFGQRKPVRTVIEQSALGHDQVYLNGGQRGLQVRLRPADVRDALKAVVVDVVA; encoded by the coding sequence ATGTCCAAAGCCACCCCAGCCACACGCGCGCTCACGGCGGCCGGTATTGCCTTCTCCGTCCACGCCTACGACTACGATCCTGACGCCGAGAGCATCGGCCTTCAGGCGGCCGCCGCGCTCGGTGAGAACCCCGCGCGCGTCTTGAAGACGCTGATGGCGCTGGTGGACGGCAAGCCGGTCTGCGTGATCGTGCCGTCCGACCAGGAGATCTCCATGAAGAAGCTTGCTGCCGCTGCCGGCGGCAAGTCGGCGCAGATGATGAAGCCGCCCGAGGCCGAGCGCGTCACCGGCTACAAGGTTGGCGGCATCAGCCCGTTCGGTCAGCGCAAGCCCGTGCGCACCGTGATCGAACAGAGCGCGCTCGGGCATGATCAGGTCTATCTCAACGGCGGCCAGCGCGGTTTGCAGGTGCGGCTGAGGCCGGCCGATGTGCGGGACGCGTTGAAGGCGGTCGTTGTCGACGTCGTGGCCTGA
- the tcuB gene encoding tricarballylate utilization 4Fe-4S protein TcuB → MHGTRILDEADRLMTVCNSCRYCEGLCAVFPAMEMRRAFSDGDLNYLANLCHSCGACYVDCQFSPPHEFNVNVPRTLAIARAGSYAAYAWPGALSGAFARNGLVISIVAALSMAAFILGFAALNDGSVLFGVHSGPGAFYRLMPHNTMAALFSVAFLYAILALVMSVRAFWRDIGGPIRGRADGGSIFQAIRDAGELRYLHGGGVGCYNEDDKPTDRRKLYHHLTFYGFLLCFAATSVATLYHYLLGREAPYPWWDLPVVLGALGGIGLIIGPVGLFTARMRRDPALLDENRYGMDVGFIAMLFLTGLTGMLLLILRETAAMGPLLALHLGAVFALFVTMPYGKFVHGIYRFAALVRYAQERRGEAGS, encoded by the coding sequence ATGCACGGAACCAGAATCCTGGACGAGGCCGACCGTCTGATGACGGTCTGCAATTCCTGCCGCTATTGCGAGGGGCTGTGCGCGGTATTTCCCGCCATGGAAATGCGCCGCGCCTTCTCCGACGGCGACCTCAACTATCTCGCCAATCTCTGCCATTCCTGCGGCGCCTGCTACGTCGATTGCCAGTTCTCGCCGCCGCATGAGTTCAACGTCAACGTTCCCAGAACGCTCGCGATCGCGCGGGCCGGGTCCTATGCCGCCTATGCCTGGCCGGGCGCGCTGTCCGGCGCTTTCGCCCGCAACGGTCTGGTCATCAGCATCGTCGCTGCGCTCAGCATGGCGGCCTTCATCCTCGGCTTCGCCGCCCTGAACGACGGCAGCGTGCTTTTCGGCGTGCACAGCGGTCCCGGCGCGTTCTACAGACTGATGCCGCACAACACGATGGCAGCGCTGTTCAGCGTCGCGTTCCTCTATGCGATCCTCGCGCTCGTGATGAGCGTGCGCGCTTTCTGGCGCGACATCGGTGGACCGATCCGCGGCCGCGCCGATGGGGGCTCGATCTTCCAGGCGATCCGCGATGCGGGCGAGCTGCGCTATCTCCATGGCGGCGGTGTCGGCTGCTACAACGAGGACGACAAGCCGACCGACCGGCGCAAGCTGTATCACCACCTGACCTTCTACGGCTTCCTGCTGTGCTTTGCGGCGACGTCGGTGGCCACGCTGTATCACTATCTGCTCGGCCGCGAGGCGCCGTATCCATGGTGGGACCTGCCCGTGGTGCTGGGCGCGCTCGGCGGCATCGGTCTGATCATCGGCCCGGTCGGTCTGTTCACGGCCAGGATGCGACGCGATCCGGCGCTGCTCGACGAGAACCGCTACGGCATGGATGTCGGCTTCATCGCCATGCTGTTCCTGACCGGCCTCACCGGCATGCTGCTGCTCATCTTGCGCGAAACGGCCGCCATGGGGCCGCTGCTCGCGTTGCACCTCGGCGCCGTGTTCGCACTGTTCGTCACCATGCCCTATGGCAAGTTCGTGCACGGCATCTACCGCTTCGCGGCGCTGGTGCGTTACGCGCAGGAGCGTCGCGGCGAAGCCGGCTCTTGA
- a CDS encoding alpha/beta fold hydrolase — MREAPQSGDARCPGVVLLHGIARTSASLRKLERALQASGFATLNIDYPSRKKAIAALADDIHPAISGFAERDAPLHFVAHSMGGLVARAYIAKHRPARLGRVVMLGTPNSGSEVADLLSGSRLYRTFYGPAGLELTTAIRALPTVDYPVGVIAGNRFIDPVAGLLVLPKPNDGRVSVQSAMLAGMTDHVVAKASHTGLPRHAAAIEQTIAFLRDGRFRTAPLT; from the coding sequence ATGCGCGAGGCGCCTCAATCAGGCGACGCGCGATGCCCGGGAGTGGTTCTGCTTCACGGCATCGCGCGAACCTCGGCATCCCTGAGGAAGCTGGAACGGGCACTCCAGGCGAGCGGCTTTGCGACGCTCAACATCGACTATCCCAGCCGCAAGAAGGCGATCGCGGCCCTTGCAGACGACATTCACCCCGCGATCTCCGGCTTCGCCGAACGCGACGCGCCGCTGCATTTCGTCGCGCATTCGATGGGCGGCCTCGTCGCGCGCGCCTATATCGCAAAACACCGGCCGGCCCGGCTTGGCCGCGTCGTGATGCTGGGCACGCCGAACAGCGGCAGCGAGGTCGCCGATCTCCTCAGCGGATCCCGCCTCTACCGCACGTTCTACGGCCCGGCTGGACTTGAACTTACGACTGCGATCCGCGCCCTGCCCACCGTGGACTACCCCGTTGGCGTGATCGCCGGAAACCGCTTCATCGATCCCGTCGCCGGCCTCCTTGTTCTGCCGAAACCGAATGACGGGCGGGTGTCGGTGCAGAGCGCGATGCTGGCTGGCATGACCGACCATGTCGTCGCGAAGGCGTCTCATACCGGGCTTCCGCGTCACGCCGCCGCAATCGAGCAGACCATCGCCTTCCTGCGCGATGGGCGTTTCCGCACCGCGCCGCTCACCTGA
- a CDS encoding acyl-[ACP]--phospholipid O-acyltransferase, which produces MIRELMSSRRFAPLFWAQFFSALNDNVLKNALVIILLYSAATGHGDALVTVAGAVFIFPYFILSGLGGQLADKYVKSVVARRLKFAEIFAAAFAAAGFFLHSVPLLFAALALFGIIAALFGPVKYSMLPDQLELGELATGNALVEGATFMAILLGTVAGGQFVAGSAHMGWVASAVVVLALLSWAFASRIPQTTPSAPDLPVDANPWTSTVGLLKTLHADHRLWDGTVIVSWFWLVGAIVLSLLPALVKDVVGGTEGVVTLCLAIFAIGIAIGSLFAASLSHVRPNLALVPIGAIIMGFAGLDLAWAIGVTAKGQDITAAGFATSFAGLRMLVDFVAFAFGGGLFVVPSFAAVQAWSAPSERARIIAAGNVLQAAFMVVGSLFVALLQAAGLHIGWIFFGLGVASFGAVWFVLTKWGKEGVRDFGGLLFRALFRTEVRGLENLPPAGTRMLIAPNHVSLIDGPLLHAVLPIDASFAVDTGIAKAWWAKPFLRVVKHYTMDPSKPLAARDLIKLVAAGEPVVIFPEGRITVSGSLMKVYDGTAMIADKADAVVVPVRIEGAQRSHLSYLNSSQIKRSWFPRVTVTILPPVKLPVDPALKGKARRNAAGAALQDVMIDALVKNAMLDHSLFEALGHAYRDRDTGKVIIEDALGTKLTYRKLILGAQVLSRKLETGTAVGENVGVLLPNSAGVAVVFMALQNIGRVPAMLNFSAGPVNVLAAMKAAEVKTVLTSKAFIEKGKLDKLMAAISAEARVVYLEDVRASIGVADKIKGLLAGTAPRVARQASDPAVVLFTSGSEGTPKGVVLSHRNILANAAQALARVDANANDKVFNVLPVFHSFGLTGGMMMPMLAGIPIYMYPSPLHYRIVPELIYQTGATILFGTDTFLTGYARSAHAYDFRTLRLVIAGAEAVKDRTRQVFMERYGIRILEGYGVTETAPVLAMNTPMANRPGTVGRLSPLMESRLDPVPGIEEGGRLSVRGPNVMLGYLRAENPGVLEVLPEGWHDTGDIVAIDAAGFITIKGRAKRFAKIAGEMVSLSAVESIAATLWPQAASVAVSIPDPRKGERIVLLTTEKNAERSAMQGQAKTIGASELTVPAAIMVVDKVPLLGTGKTDYVTATTMAREQASAPEREVA; this is translated from the coding sequence ATGATCAGGGAATTGATGTCGTCACGCCGCTTTGCCCCACTGTTCTGGGCGCAATTCTTCTCGGCGCTCAATGACAACGTGCTCAAGAACGCGCTCGTCATCATCCTGCTTTACAGTGCCGCAACCGGCCACGGCGATGCGCTGGTGACGGTGGCAGGCGCCGTCTTCATCTTCCCCTATTTCATCCTGTCCGGGCTCGGCGGCCAGCTCGCCGACAAATACGTCAAATCCGTCGTCGCAAGGCGGCTCAAATTCGCCGAGATCTTCGCCGCGGCCTTTGCCGCCGCCGGCTTCTTTCTGCACTCGGTGCCGCTGCTGTTCGCGGCGCTCGCCCTGTTCGGCATCATCGCCGCGCTGTTCGGACCCGTGAAATATTCCATGCTGCCGGATCAGCTCGAGCTCGGCGAGCTCGCGACCGGCAACGCGCTCGTCGAAGGCGCGACCTTCATGGCGATCCTGCTCGGCACCGTCGCCGGCGGCCAGTTCGTGGCGGGATCCGCGCATATGGGCTGGGTCGCATCCGCCGTGGTCGTGCTGGCCTTGTTGTCATGGGCCTTCGCCTCACGCATTCCGCAGACGACGCCCTCTGCGCCTGACCTGCCCGTCGATGCCAATCCCTGGACCTCGACGGTGGGCCTTCTCAAGACCCTGCATGCCGACCATCGGCTGTGGGACGGCACGGTGATCGTCTCCTGGTTCTGGCTGGTCGGCGCGATCGTGCTGTCGCTGCTGCCGGCGCTGGTCAAGGATGTCGTTGGCGGCACCGAGGGCGTGGTGACGCTGTGCCTTGCGATCTTCGCGATCGGCATCGCCATCGGCTCGCTGTTTGCCGCGAGCCTCAGCCACGTTCGCCCGAATCTCGCGCTGGTGCCGATCGGCGCCATCATCATGGGGTTTGCCGGCCTCGATCTCGCCTGGGCCATCGGCGTGACCGCCAAGGGCCAGGACATCACCGCGGCCGGTTTCGCGACCTCGTTCGCAGGCCTGCGTATGCTCGTCGACTTCGTCGCCTTCGCATTCGGCGGCGGCCTGTTCGTCGTTCCCTCCTTCGCCGCGGTCCAGGCCTGGTCGGCACCATCCGAGCGCGCCCGCATCATCGCCGCCGGCAACGTACTGCAGGCCGCCTTCATGGTGGTCGGCTCGCTGTTCGTCGCGCTGCTGCAGGCGGCCGGCCTCCACATCGGCTGGATCTTCTTCGGGCTCGGCGTCGCGAGCTTCGGCGCGGTGTGGTTCGTGCTGACGAAATGGGGCAAGGAAGGCGTGCGCGATTTCGGCGGGCTGCTGTTCCGCGCACTGTTCCGCACTGAGGTTCGCGGCCTCGAGAACCTGCCGCCTGCCGGCACGCGCATGCTGATCGCGCCCAACCATGTCAGCCTGATCGATGGCCCGCTGCTCCACGCCGTGCTGCCGATCGACGCGAGCTTCGCGGTGGATACCGGCATCGCCAAGGCCTGGTGGGCCAAGCCGTTCCTGCGCGTCGTCAAGCACTACACCATGGATCCGAGCAAGCCGCTGGCTGCGCGCGACCTGATCAAGCTGGTCGCCGCCGGCGAGCCGGTGGTGATCTTTCCGGAAGGACGTATCACTGTCTCGGGCTCGCTGATGAAGGTCTATGACGGCACCGCGATGATCGCGGACAAGGCCGATGCGGTGGTCGTGCCCGTTCGCATCGAAGGTGCGCAGCGCTCGCATCTCAGCTACCTCAACTCCAGCCAGATCAAGCGCTCGTGGTTTCCGCGGGTGACGGTCACTATCCTGCCGCCCGTCAAGCTTCCGGTCGACCCGGCGCTGAAGGGCAAGGCACGCCGCAATGCCGCCGGCGCCGCGCTTCAGGACGTGATGATCGATGCTCTCGTCAAGAACGCCATGCTCGATCACTCGCTGTTCGAGGCGCTCGGACACGCCTATCGCGATCGCGACACCGGCAAGGTCATCATCGAGGACGCGCTCGGCACCAAGCTGACCTATCGCAAGCTGATCCTTGGCGCTCAGGTCTTGAGCCGGAAGCTGGAGACCGGTACCGCCGTGGGCGAGAATGTCGGCGTGTTGCTGCCGAATTCGGCGGGCGTCGCCGTCGTCTTCATGGCGCTGCAGAACATCGGCCGGGTCCCGGCGATGCTCAACTTCTCGGCCGGCCCGGTCAACGTCCTCGCCGCCATGAAGGCCGCAGAGGTCAAGACCGTGCTGACATCGAAGGCCTTCATCGAGAAGGGCAAGCTCGACAAGCTGATGGCTGCGATCTCCGCAGAGGCGCGCGTGGTCTATCTCGAGGACGTCCGCGCCTCGATCGGTGTGGCCGACAAGATCAAGGGCTTGCTCGCAGGCACCGCGCCGCGCGTCGCCCGCCAGGCCAGCGACCCCGCCGTCGTACTGTTCACGTCGGGTTCGGAAGGCACGCCCAAGGGTGTGGTGCTGTCCCACCGCAACATCCTCGCCAACGCGGCGCAGGCGCTGGCGCGGGTCGATGCCAACGCCAATGACAAGGTGTTCAACGTGCTGCCGGTGTTCCACTCGTTCGGGCTGACCGGCGGGATGATGATGCCGATGCTCGCGGGCATTCCGATCTACATGTACCCCTCGCCGCTGCACTACCGGATCGTGCCCGAGCTGATCTACCAGACCGGCGCCACCATCCTGTTCGGCACCGATACGTTCCTCACCGGCTATGCCCGCTCGGCGCATGCCTACGACTTCCGCACCCTGCGCCTCGTGATCGCCGGCGCCGAGGCGGTCAAGGACCGGACGCGGCAGGTGTTCATGGAGCGCTATGGCATCCGCATCCTCGAAGGCTACGGCGTCACCGAGACGGCGCCGGTGCTGGCGATGAACACGCCGATGGCCAACCGCCCCGGTACCGTCGGCCGCCTCTCGCCGCTGATGGAAAGCCGCCTCGATCCGGTCCCCGGCATCGAGGAAGGTGGACGCCTCTCGGTGCGCGGGCCGAACGTGATGCTCGGTTACTTGCGGGCCGAGAATCCCGGCGTGCTCGAAGTACTTCCCGAAGGCTGGCACGACACCGGCGACATCGTCGCGATCGACGCGGCCGGCTTCATCACCATCAAGGGACGCGCCAAGCGCTTTGCCAAGATTGCCGGCGAAATGGTGTCGCTGTCGGCAGTCGAGAGCATCGCCGCGACGTTGTGGCCGCAAGCCGCATCGGTCGCCGTCTCAATCCCCGACCCCCGCAAGGGCGAGCGCATCGTGCTGCTGACGACGGAGAAGAACGCCGAGCGCAGCGCAATGCAGGGCCAGGCCAAGACGATCGGCGCGTCCGAGCTGACCGTTCCCGCGGCGATCATGGTGGTCGACAAGGTGCCGCTGCTCGGCACCGGCAAGACCGACTACGTCACCGCAACGACGATGGCCCGCGAGCAGGCGTCCGCGCCGGAGCGCGAGGTGGCGTAA
- the tcuA gene encoding FAD-dependent tricarballylate dehydrogenase TcuA, whose amino-acid sequence MSSKYDVLVIGGGNAALCAAIAARRGGASVLVLEGAPKFYRGGNTRHTRNMRCAHDAATEILTGPYTEEEFWEDLLRVTGGQTDEVLARHMIRESKDILNWIVEQGVRWQPSLGGTLSLGRTNSFFLGGGRAMLNALYLTAERLGVDVEYDAEVTDLVIEDGMFLAARLKRPIRGETEIRATSLVAAAGGFEANIEWLKQYWGEAADNFLIRGTPYNRGSILKMLLDKGVQEVGDPTQCHAVAIDARAPKFDGGIITRHDSVVFGIVVNKHAQRFYDEGEDIWPKRYAIWGRLVAAQPDQIAYIIFDSTVVTSFMPTLFPPITGQTVAELAGKLELDPAALEKTIAEFNAAVRSGTFDHTILDDCVTEGITPPKTHWARKIETPPYLAYPVRPGITFTYLGTRVTKEARMLMADGKPSANMFAAGEIMAGNVLGKGYAAGMGMTIGSVFGRIAGREAARHAKN is encoded by the coding sequence ATGAGCAGCAAATACGACGTGCTGGTGATCGGCGGCGGCAACGCGGCGCTGTGCGCGGCGATCGCGGCGCGGCGCGGCGGTGCCTCGGTGCTGGTGCTCGAAGGCGCGCCGAAATTCTATCGCGGCGGCAATACCCGCCACACCCGCAACATGCGCTGCGCTCATGATGCGGCCACCGAAATCCTGACCGGCCCCTATACCGAAGAGGAATTCTGGGAAGACCTGCTGCGTGTCACTGGCGGGCAAACGGATGAAGTGCTCGCGCGCCACATGATCCGAGAGTCCAAGGATATCCTGAACTGGATCGTGGAGCAGGGCGTGCGCTGGCAACCCTCGCTCGGCGGCACGCTGAGCCTCGGCCGTACCAATTCGTTCTTCCTCGGCGGCGGCCGCGCGATGCTGAATGCGCTCTATCTCACTGCCGAGCGGCTCGGTGTCGACGTCGAATACGATGCCGAGGTCACCGACCTCGTGATCGAGGATGGCATGTTCCTGGCTGCACGCCTCAAGCGGCCGATCAGGGGCGAGACCGAGATCCGGGCGACCTCGCTGGTCGCCGCGGCCGGCGGGTTCGAGGCCAACATCGAATGGCTGAAGCAATATTGGGGCGAGGCTGCCGACAATTTTCTGATCCGCGGCACGCCCTATAATCGCGGCTCGATCCTGAAGATGCTGCTCGACAAGGGCGTGCAGGAGGTCGGCGACCCCACCCAGTGTCATGCGGTCGCGATCGACGCCCGCGCGCCGAAATTCGACGGCGGCATCATCACCCGCCACGACTCCGTCGTGTTCGGCATCGTCGTGAACAAGCACGCGCAGCGCTTCTACGACGAGGGCGAGGATATCTGGCCGAAGCGCTACGCCATCTGGGGCCGGCTGGTCGCGGCGCAGCCCGACCAGATCGCCTACATCATCTTCGACTCCACCGTGGTCACCAGCTTCATGCCGACGCTGTTTCCGCCGATCACCGGACAGACGGTGGCCGAACTCGCCGGCAAGCTGGAGCTCGACCCGGCGGCGCTGGAAAAGACCATCGCCGAATTCAACGCGGCGGTGCGGTCCGGGACTTTCGACCACACGATCTTGGATGACTGTGTGACCGAGGGCATCACGCCGCCCAAGACGCACTGGGCGCGCAAGATCGAGACGCCGCCTTATCTCGCTTATCCGGTGCGGCCCGGCATCACCTTCACCTATCTCGGCACCCGCGTGACCAAGGAGGCGCGGATGTTGATGGCTGACGGCAAGCCGTCCGCTAACATGTTCGCGGCCGGCGAGATCATGGCCGGTAACGTGCTCGGCAAGGGCTATGCCGCCGGCATGGGCATGACCATCGGCAGCGTGTTCGGGCGGATCGCGGGACGGGAAGCGGCACGGCATGCCAAGAACTAG
- a CDS encoding DUF5993 family protein, protein MYMFLPFLLALAGCASVWRSRAGLSYALWSAMILVTVAWFFHHATDPLKFSF, encoded by the coding sequence ATGTACATGTTCCTGCCTTTTCTGCTGGCGCTCGCAGGCTGCGCCAGCGTCTGGCGCTCGCGCGCGGGGCTGAGCTATGCGCTCTGGAGTGCAATGATCCTCGTCACCGTCGCATGGTTCTTCCACCACGCGACCGACCCGCTGAAATTCTCGTTCTGA
- a CDS encoding TetR/AcrR family transcriptional regulator has translation MNNVQEESLRDQKKNRRRLQILEIARGIIATKGLRSLKVRDVAEAAGCSVGSVYNEFGDFDGVILTVNRETVQALTARLRGVPADDPVRQLYGLAETYLEFFAEHANLLRSLFEHRMEDDRPYPDDILQMVMDAFALMHPPLVRLLPDADDVKIALLSRTLFSAVHGIISLGLEERMVAVPPQMLRQQVEQFIDAHLVGLGIVSPR, from the coding sequence ATGAACAATGTTCAAGAAGAATCGCTGCGGGATCAGAAAAAAAATCGGCGACGGCTCCAGATCCTGGAGATTGCCCGGGGGATTATCGCAACTAAAGGATTGAGATCGTTGAAGGTTCGGGACGTTGCAGAGGCCGCCGGCTGCTCTGTCGGCAGCGTCTACAACGAGTTCGGCGACTTCGACGGGGTCATCCTGACCGTCAATCGGGAGACCGTTCAGGCCCTCACGGCCCGGCTTCGCGGGGTTCCGGCCGATGACCCCGTGCGCCAGCTCTACGGGCTCGCCGAGACCTATCTGGAATTCTTCGCGGAGCACGCCAATCTGCTGCGCTCGCTGTTCGAGCATCGGATGGAGGACGACCGTCCTTATCCCGACGACATCCTGCAGATGGTGATGGACGCTTTTGCGCTGATGCATCCGCCCCTGGTGCGGCTGCTACCGGATGCGGATGACGTGAAGATCGCGCTGTTGTCGCGCACCTTGTTTTCTGCCGTGCATGGCATCATCTCGCTCGGTCTCGAGGAGCGCATGGTGGCCGTGCCGCCGCAGATGCTGCGTCAGCAGGTCGAACAATTCATCGATGCGCATCTGGTGGGTCTCGGGATCGTGTCGCCGCGGTGA